A genomic stretch from Methanobacterium sp. includes:
- a CDS encoding DUF1211 domain-containing protein, with translation MENKNSSFHMTTNRIEALTDGIFAIAMTLLVLALAVPDITGPVSNEAVQNSLLGLVSTFYVLVLSFVLLALFWNIHHRVFQRIKHVDTILLWINMIWLLFIVLVPFSASLTGKYPHFTISHVLFNINMLGISIFLFLNTYYAHRIGSIDETVDPHDITLIKRDNVLFIAISLLALSISFVLPSFSGLMYILIFPMEFLLHKL, from the coding sequence ATGGAGAATAAAAATTCAAGTTTTCACATGACTACCAATCGTATTGAAGCGCTGACTGATGGAATATTTGCAATTGCCATGACTTTACTGGTTTTGGCCTTAGCTGTCCCTGATATTACTGGCCCCGTATCTAATGAAGCCGTTCAAAATTCTCTTTTAGGTCTTGTATCTACATTTTATGTTTTAGTTTTGAGTTTCGTACTGTTGGCTTTATTTTGGAACATACATCACCGTGTTTTCCAACGAATAAAACATGTGGACACCATTTTGTTGTGGATAAATATGATATGGCTCTTATTCATCGTTTTGGTTCCATTTTCAGCATCCTTAACTGGAAAATACCCACACTTTACCATTTCTCACGTTCTTTTCAATATAAATATGTTGGGAATATCCATATTTCTTTTTTTGAACACTTACTATGCCCATAGGATTGGTTCTATCGATGAAACAGTGGATCCTCACGATATAACTCTGATTAAGAGAGATAATGTTCTTTTCATAGCTATCTCTCTATTGGCACTATCAATTTCTTTTGTACTTCCTAGTTTTAGTGGATTAATGTATATACTGATTTTCCCAATGGAGTTTTTGTTACACAAGTTATGA
- a CDS encoding YbaN family protein, whose product MRIKSLFFFSLGATFLGLGAVGVFLPLLPTTPLVIASFFCFAKSSKRAERWISNNRYFGSYIENYKTKEGVPLDVKLKSIVFLWACLTVSIIVFNQYYLLILLIIIGVVVTAHILLLKSKI is encoded by the coding sequence ATGAGGATAAAGAGTTTATTTTTCTTTAGTTTAGGTGCAACCTTCTTGGGATTGGGGGCTGTCGGAGTATTTCTTCCCCTACTGCCCACAACTCCACTTGTTATAGCTTCATTTTTTTGTTTTGCCAAAAGTTCAAAGAGAGCTGAAAGATGGATTTCAAATAACCGCTACTTTGGAAGTTATATTGAAAATTATAAGACTAAAGAAGGTGTACCTTTAGATGTAAAACTGAAAAGCATTGTTTTTTTATGGGCGTGTTTAACGGTGTCCATCATAGTTTTTAATCAGTATTATCTTCTAATACTACTAATTATTATTGGAGTGGTTGTAACAGCACATATTTTGCTTTTAAAATCAAAAATTTAG
- a CDS encoding GAF domain-containing protein has protein sequence MKESFENINKSSKIKQIIADFVNSKLDNYETDISDVLKDLSLKEVSDLVFNEAINLTGSKYCYVAYLDPENNDSVGISFSHLTDGCKMFAEMGEARFKVRKDGSYGGLLGYSLDTGESFYVHDITSHPVAHGLPKGHAPVDQFLSVAVKYEGRILGQIVLANPKGDYNNNHLEIADRLADFYGIALKEMVYSEK, from the coding sequence ATGAAAGAAAGCTTTGAAAACATTAACAAATCCAGTAAAATTAAACAGATTATAGCAGACTTCGTTAATTCAAAACTTGATAACTATGAAACTGATATTTCAGATGTTTTAAAAGATTTATCTTTAAAAGAAGTTTCTGATCTAGTTTTTAACGAAGCCATTAACCTAACTGGAAGTAAATATTGTTATGTTGCTTACCTAGACCCTGAAAATAATGATAGTGTGGGAATATCCTTTTCACATCTTACAGATGGCTGTAAAATGTTTGCTGAAATGGGAGAGGCTCGTTTCAAAGTTCGAAAGGATGGTAGCTACGGCGGACTTCTTGGTTACTCCTTAGATACTGGAGAATCATTTTATGTACATGATATAACTTCTCATCCTGTTGCTCACGGCTTACCAAAAGGTCATGCGCCTGTAGATCAGTTTCTTTCAGTTGCAGTAAAGTATGAAGGGAGAATATTAGGGCAAATTGTTCTTGCAAACCCTAAAGGAGATTATAACAACAATCATTTGGAAATAGCAGATAGATTAGCTGATTTTTATGGTATTGCCCTTAAAGAAATGGTTTACAGTGAAAAATAG
- a CDS encoding ATP-binding protein translates to MNGHVGIEIRGKTENLGIASKFIGNTMAKFGLNDYTQFQVQISVEEALKNIMEHGNLEEDKIKIKCQKNGEIKIFIQYPGKSFDPAAFKKTSLKTDSSNDRKEELKVYFIRKYMNNIKHEFENGMNILILTKRV, encoded by the coding sequence ATGAATGGGCATGTGGGAATAGAGATAAGGGGTAAAACAGAAAATTTAGGAATTGCTTCCAAATTTATTGGAAATACAATGGCTAAATTTGGTTTAAATGATTATACACAATTTCAAGTCCAAATATCAGTAGAAGAAGCTCTTAAAAATATTATGGAACATGGAAATCTGGAAGAAGATAAAATAAAGATTAAATGCCAAAAGAATGGTGAAATTAAAATATTTATTCAGTATCCTGGAAAATCCTTTGATCCTGCAGCATTTAAGAAAACAAGTTTAAAAACAGATTCTTCCAATGATAGAAAGGAAGAATTAAAGGTATATTTTATTAGAAAATATATGAACAATATTAAACACGAATTTGAGAATGGAATGAATATATTAATATTAACCAAACGTGTATAA
- a CDS encoding rhodanese-like domain-containing protein codes for MSKFTTITPQMAFELMKKHSEISILDIRPQTEFEREHIQGAENLDYNGHQFQSKVEKLDKEKKYIIYCKSGVRGGYFMEKMKESGFTGAYNILGGFAAWKVSKLPLGKGLMILFSIFLFI; via the coding sequence ATGTCTAAATTCACTACCATAACTCCTCAAATGGCATTTGAACTAATGAAAAAACACTCTGAAATCAGTATTCTGGATATAAGGCCCCAAACAGAATTTGAAAGGGAACACATTCAGGGGGCAGAGAATCTGGATTATAACGGCCATCAATTCCAGAGTAAAGTGGAAAAGCTGGATAAAGAGAAAAAGTACATCATTTACTGCAAGAGTGGAGTTAGAGGAGGTTATTTCATGGAAAAAATGAAAGAATCTGGATTTACTGGGGCTTACAATATATTAGGCGGATTTGCAGCCTGGAAAGTGAGTAAACTTCCCCTTGGTAAGGGATTAATGATATTATTTTCAATTTTTTTGTTTATATAA
- a CDS encoding RDD family protein, with amino-acid sequence MYCPNCGKENNIDNDFCIHCSEKIGIYRNEDTKKRFEANYNIEDGEFELASLRRRIGAYLIDAIVLSIIAVIIVVFSLVIQYIYFNPDDVQIYLILIILFVPLYYGYFFLMEGLFNGRTIGKMVLGLRVVREKDQSRIGFKKSAIRNLLRMIDEFFWYLVGVLLIHGSDKNQRLGDSVAHTIVIKKRKKY; translated from the coding sequence ATGTATTGTCCAAACTGTGGAAAGGAAAACAATATAGATAATGATTTTTGTATTCATTGCAGTGAAAAAATAGGAATATATAGAAATGAAGATACAAAAAAAAGATTTGAAGCTAATTATAATATTGAAGATGGTGAATTTGAACTTGCGAGTCTTAGAAGGAGAATTGGAGCTTATTTAATTGATGCTATCGTTTTATCCATAATAGCTGTAATTATTGTTGTGTTTTCACTTGTAATTCAATATATCTATTTTAACCCTGACGATGTTCAAATTTATTTAATTTTAATAATATTGTTTGTGCCTCTCTATTATGGGTACTTTTTTTTAATGGAAGGGCTATTTAATGGGAGAACCATAGGAAAAATGGTCCTTGGATTGAGGGTAGTAAGAGAAAAAGACCAAAGTCGGATAGGTTTTAAAAAAAGTGCTATAAGAAACCTTTTAAGAATGATAGATGAGTTTTTCTGGTATTTGGTTGGAGTACTCCTTATTCATGGAAGTGATAAGAATCAGAGACTTGGAGATAGCGTGGCACACACAATCGTTATAAAAAAGAGAAAAAAATATTAA
- a CDS encoding ATP-binding protein — MIDKDINQITEEDLNSLKEDEVPEGKKLDYKEILPGNSQDNKKEFLKDVSAFANTSGGLLIYGISEGSDNAIPEEIKGLDISNPDDEITRLENMIRNGIEPKISPIEMISIRLSDSGKVIILVKVPKSWRSPHRVTLRGHNKFYLRISNSNHEMDVSELRNAFNLSETLTEKIKRFREDRLSNIIADEGPVGMNNSAKTVIHIIPLNSFDPGQISDLNNIYNNNQNFQPISTHKSKERYNLDGLIAYTERTSNYIQIFRDGIIEAVDENLLDTRYDGNVIPSGIYEKEILEAIKKYLAILEDLGVETPILIFISLIGVKGYAMATNARAYKLEHLRPHYLIDRDVLLLPETLLENYGIEIEKSLKLSFDSLWNACGYPESRNYNEDGDWDPK, encoded by the coding sequence ATGATTGATAAAGATATTAATCAAATCACTGAGGAAGATTTAAATTCTTTAAAAGAAGATGAAGTGCCTGAGGGCAAAAAATTGGATTATAAAGAAATACTGCCTGGAAACAGCCAGGATAATAAAAAAGAATTCCTTAAAGATGTTTCAGCATTTGCAAATACCTCTGGAGGTTTATTGATATATGGTATTAGCGAGGGTAGTGATAATGCAATTCCCGAAGAAATAAAAGGTTTAGATATTAGTAATCCTGATGATGAAATTACTAGATTGGAAAACATGATCAGAAATGGTATTGAACCAAAAATCTCCCCAATTGAAATGATATCAATTAGACTTTCTGATTCAGGTAAAGTTATAATACTTGTTAAAGTTCCTAAAAGTTGGAGAAGTCCACATAGGGTAACTTTGAGAGGTCATAATAAATTTTATTTGAGAATCTCTAATTCAAATCATGAAATGGACGTATCAGAATTAAGAAATGCTTTTAATTTATCAGAAACATTAACTGAAAAGATTAAAAGGTTTAGGGAAGATAGATTATCGAATATAATTGCTGATGAAGGTCCTGTAGGTATGAATAACAGTGCAAAGACAGTTATTCATATTATACCTTTAAATTCATTTGATCCTGGGCAAATTAGCGATTTAAATAACATATACAACAATAATCAAAATTTTCAGCCCATTTCCACCCATAAGAGTAAGGAAAGATATAATTTAGATGGATTAATTGCTTATACTGAAAGGACTTCTAATTATATTCAAATTTTCAGAGATGGAATAATTGAGGCAGTTGATGAAAATTTATTAGATACTCGTTATGATGGTAACGTGATACCTAGTGGCATTTATGAAAAAGAGATATTAGAAGCAATTAAAAAATATTTGGCTATTCTAGAAGATTTGGGCGTTGAAACTCCTATTTTAATTTTTATATCTTTAATAGGAGTTAAAGGATATGCAATGGCTACAAATGCGAGAGCATATAAATTGGAACATCTCAGACCGCACTATCTTATTGATAGGGATGTACTATTATTGCCAGAAACACTCCTAGAGAACTATGGCATTGAAATAGAGAAATCTTTGAAATTATCATTTGATTCATTATGGAATGCATGCGGATATCCAGAATCTCGTAATTATAATGAAGATGGAGACTGGGATCCAAAATAA
- a CDS encoding ATP-binding protein, which produces MENQELLDMLDEETRDNIAKALWMHEFDASKIPEDIIKKLKREKNSNESFGRRMQYLLEERLKNPDSFTPSYKNVYKTLIEHSKSLSPHQAYAMTLFLGMDSSKGYEAIPAKADFKLPQDDAPQFNYQLGWHFIVGSCVGENGKEYGVQFMFWQYALLPPEIAKHFGLSEIENQILELHLAVSEAGGKHYRSKPILIAGTTGLIDFSDNPFDYTFGKNKIKALNEDSTFPLQIKGWGIDLNPDSPSDIEVDITLTQNKDYLLQGKNGCDPCCGGVGTLYYSVPNLRVDPDKSILRINEEEVSLKSGKFWYDHQWCNGMLPAGSPRVKVLRVANNLSEKPAGGWDWFMAQFDEDRELTMASIHSNEMKQFYEQTGPNPPGVMKVNVSGKYIDEKNNSKGVKGTLKVTEWIKSVKSQDPDLYPVTNTWYPQRWEFEFGEDVPEDIRNFVMTPIVDGGQSGFFGSGLHYSEGAVYLKDREGNLIGRGFAESTGYADPILNRLRLSGLPETEEMRDKVEIPQPSSFLKLISSAYILWPKNKSKLKKLLKNCVDTL; this is translated from the coding sequence ATGGAAAATCAAGAGTTATTAGATATGTTAGATGAAGAAACAAGGGATAATATAGCCAAAGCTTTATGGATGCATGAATTTGACGCTTCTAAAATTCCAGAAGATATAATTAAAAAATTAAAACGCGAAAAGAATAGTAATGAAAGTTTTGGTAGGCGAATGCAGTATCTTTTAGAAGAACGATTAAAAAATCCTGATTCGTTCACACCAAGCTATAAAAATGTCTATAAAACATTAATTGAACATTCTAAATCACTTTCACCCCACCAAGCATATGCAATGACGCTATTTTTAGGTATGGACAGTTCTAAAGGGTATGAAGCAATACCAGCAAAGGCTGATTTTAAACTCCCTCAAGATGATGCTCCTCAATTTAATTACCAATTAGGTTGGCATTTTATTGTTGGAAGCTGTGTTGGCGAAAATGGAAAAGAATATGGTGTTCAATTCATGTTCTGGCAGTATGCACTGCTTCCTCCAGAAATAGCCAAACATTTTGGGCTTTCTGAAATTGAAAATCAGATTCTGGAATTACATCTGGCTGTAAGTGAAGCTGGGGGAAAACATTACCGCTCCAAACCTATATTAATTGCAGGAACAACTGGATTAATTGATTTTTCAGACAACCCCTTTGATTATACGTTTGGAAAGAATAAAATAAAAGCTTTAAATGAAGACAGCACATTTCCGCTCCAGATAAAAGGTTGGGGAATAGATTTAAACCCTGATTCACCATCAGATATTGAAGTGGATATTACGCTTACACAAAATAAAGATTATTTACTTCAAGGTAAAAATGGATGTGATCCCTGCTGTGGAGGGGTGGGAACGCTCTATTATTCTGTACCAAACCTTAGAGTTGATCCAGATAAAAGTATTTTGAGAATTAATGAAGAAGAAGTTTCCCTAAAAAGTGGTAAGTTCTGGTATGACCATCAATGGTGTAATGGAATGCTTCCTGCTGGTAGTCCTCGAGTAAAGGTTTTAAGAGTGGCTAATAATCTGTCTGAAAAGCCTGCGGGAGGATGGGATTGGTTCATGGCTCAATTTGATGAAGATCGAGAGTTAACCATGGCTTCCATACATTCCAATGAAATGAAACAATTCTATGAACAGACAGGGCCAAATCCTCCAGGAGTAATGAAAGTTAACGTTTCAGGAAAATATATAGATGAAAAAAACAATTCTAAAGGTGTTAAGGGAACTTTAAAGGTAACTGAATGGATAAAAAGTGTAAAATCACAGGATCCAGATTTGTATCCTGTTACAAATACATGGTACCCTCAAAGATGGGAATTTGAATTTGGTGAAGATGTTCCAGAGGATATTAGGAATTTTGTTATGACTCCAATTGTTGATGGAGGTCAATCTGGATTTTTTGGCAGCGGATTACATTATTCAGAAGGCGCTGTGTATTTAAAGGACCGTGAAGGAAACTTAATTGGGCGAGGTTTTGCAGAATCAACTGGCTATGCTGACCCTATATTAAATAGACTTAGATTATCTGGACTTCCTGAAACAGAGGAAATGAGGGATAAAGTGGAAATACCTCAACCATCATCCTTCTTAAAGCTTATTAGTTCTGCATATATATTGTGGCCTAAAAATAAGTCTAAATTAAAGAAATTACTCAAAAATTGTGTGGATACTCTATAA
- a CDS encoding cation transporter, giving the protein MKDEKPVLGYDKFLMMALLKEGPLSLDKLWEKSILFLSLIWYQQLPEKGQPLAERLLFTLSHVRSQIEDGRASKATHSTEAEMEKLIDDGLVKLNEDKKYELTDEGHIKANEYEKSMQKEAVMADKELKPSTTAKNTTYLDAFLAVLKLGSGLITGSMGLIADGTDATMDTVEAILVWLGIKYHRENLSTFLVIFGLFIASISVLYDSITHLLGMLAGHADPMTMPLLVIAVEGIAILAAVFLFYYQRFVGNVSNSLTLISQSVDSKNHIFIGTSVIIGAIFAIYGVYFVDALIGLVVGANIFKDATSLLREAISAQQGEEEDYSAEYKLPLQQCWEENQLMAFRNWILYTLWTKKSKTRPDIIISLKKVFRPDNYIPVLSELNATCTEHYDFEGEFDNLLHPLKEHELLVEEIDEEYVLTENGEEHLKKFIHNFKYYDVHESDAILLAMAQDKKK; this is encoded by the coding sequence ATGAAAGATGAAAAACCAGTGCTGGGATATGATAAATTTCTGATGATGGCCCTTCTAAAGGAAGGCCCGCTAAGTTTAGATAAATTATGGGAAAAATCGATACTATTTCTATCTTTAATCTGGTACCAGCAGTTACCTGAAAAAGGTCAGCCCTTAGCAGAAAGATTACTTTTCACCCTTTCCCATGTGCGCTCCCAGATAGAAGATGGAAGAGCAAGTAAAGCCACTCACAGTACCGAAGCTGAAATGGAAAAATTAATCGATGATGGCCTGGTAAAGCTAAATGAAGATAAAAAATACGAATTAACCGATGAAGGGCATATTAAAGCTAATGAATATGAAAAAAGTATGCAAAAAGAGGCCGTTATGGCAGATAAGGAGTTAAAACCTTCCACCACAGCCAAAAACACCACTTATTTAGATGCATTCCTGGCAGTACTTAAACTGGGAAGTGGTTTGATTACCGGCAGTATGGGTCTAATCGCCGACGGAACTGACGCCACTATGGACACAGTGGAAGCTATTCTGGTTTGGCTTGGAATTAAATATCATCGAGAGAACCTAAGCACGTTCCTGGTTATTTTTGGACTATTCATTGCTTCCATTAGTGTTTTATACGATTCTATCACTCATTTATTAGGAATGTTAGCCGGGCATGCGGATCCTATGACCATGCCACTTCTGGTAATAGCTGTTGAAGGAATAGCAATACTTGCTGCAGTCTTTCTTTTCTATTACCAACGTTTCGTGGGAAATGTCTCCAACAGTTTAACTTTGATATCTCAATCCGTAGATTCTAAAAACCATATATTCATCGGTACCTCCGTAATTATAGGCGCTATTTTCGCCATATACGGTGTTTACTTCGTAGATGCTTTAATTGGGTTAGTTGTAGGGGCCAACATTTTTAAAGATGCAACTAGCTTACTTAGAGAAGCTATTTCCGCCCAGCAAGGAGAAGAAGAAGATTATTCCGCGGAATATAAACTTCCACTGCAACAATGCTGGGAAGAAAACCAGTTAATGGCATTTAGAAACTGGATCCTATACACACTATGGACAAAAAAATCAAAAACCCGTCCCGATATTATTATATCCCTTAAAAAAGTTTTCCGTCCTGATAACTACATTCCCGTGCTAAGCGAGCTTAATGCAACATGTACAGAACATTATGACTTTGAGGGAGAATTTGACAATCTCCTACATCCCCTGAAGGAACATGAACTTTTAGTTGAAGAAATTGATGAAGAGTACGTTTTAACCGAAAATGGTGAAGAACACCTCAAAAAGTTTATTCACAACTTCAAATACTACGATGTGCATGAATCCGATGCAATACTGCTGGCTATGGCCCAAGATAAGAAAAAATGA
- a CDS encoding TIGR02391 family protein, with protein sequence MSNTSNSMKTSPFCTNCGKIMGAVSSEGELIEILSKNPNCSRCDAPFEVKRDGSIFNIDFKNIDRINPKIWIYIERLYIHCYGADEFIKYLRNFGIPYNNKIYSKLDDTTTGYTFMSEENYDFANFMQNVTSYTYLDILKDLIFNDLIINTKNSNWNYYGEGVKEWYPKVIELLESDGFTIDFNNEKLIFGEKIIDFWGIIHKEIINISKKKFEDGHYSDAVESAFKEVNTRVKKLFQNKTGKELDGRDLMFQSFRFKYDKNNNVITDDPVIFLTDLTSESKRNIQEGYNFIFGGAIQGIRNPKAHGNIKIGKDEAIHYIFVSSLLMYKLDKAS encoded by the coding sequence ATGTCAAATACTTCAAATTCAATGAAAACATCACCCTTTTGCACTAATTGTGGTAAAATAATGGGAGCAGTGAGTAGCGAAGGCGAATTAATTGAAATATTAAGTAAAAATCCAAATTGTTCGAGATGTGATGCTCCATTTGAAGTCAAAAGAGACGGGTCAATATTTAACATAGATTTCAAAAATATAGATAGAATAAACCCAAAAATATGGATTTACATCGAAAGACTTTATATTCATTGCTATGGTGCTGATGAGTTTATTAAATATTTAAGGAATTTTGGAATACCATATAATAACAAAATATACTCAAAATTAGATGATACTACAACAGGTTACACTTTTATGAGTGAAGAAAACTATGATTTTGCTAATTTTATGCAAAATGTAACTTCTTATACATATTTAGATATTTTAAAGGATTTAATTTTTAACGATTTGATTATAAACACCAAGAATAGTAATTGGAACTATTATGGTGAGGGAGTCAAAGAATGGTACCCTAAAGTCATAGAGTTATTGGAATCTGATGGTTTCACAATTGATTTTAACAATGAAAAACTTATTTTTGGAGAAAAAATTATTGATTTTTGGGGAATTATTCACAAAGAGATCATTAACATATCAAAAAAGAAATTTGAAGATGGACATTATTCTGATGCTGTAGAATCCGCATTTAAAGAAGTAAATACGCGTGTTAAGAAACTATTTCAAAATAAAACAGGAAAAGAATTGGATGGGCGAGATTTGATGTTTCAATCTTTTAGATTTAAATATGACAAGAATAACAATGTCATTACAGACGATCCTGTTATTTTTTTAACAGATTTGACATCTGAATCTAAAAGAAATATTCAAGAAGGATATAATTTTATTTTTGGCGGTGCAATACAAGGTATTAGAAATCCTAAAGCTCATGGGAATATCAAAATAGGTAAAGATGAAGCAATTCACTATATTTTTGTCTCTAGTCTATTAATGTATAAGTTAGACAAAGCTTCATGA
- a CDS encoding GAP family protein: MSDVSSLAIHIIPLAWAAAVSPVILSVFLVVMSLSDDPKLPGVSFYLGAIMVFLITVFIGIFLGHKLAGSDAANPTTLASLDMFLGAVLVLLAFRNFTAKDENKGSRIFKFLQVDPEAGTFSRFRKYFVLGFIAFLTNFSSAIFILAAGREIGIENAGFMPDAVAIIILAIITLLVIEVPLLFFLILPQKSKKLTKPINEWISSHGNIVTGLFCLFIGLLIIYDGMSKLGMV, encoded by the coding sequence TTGTCAGATGTATCAAGTCTTGCTATTCATATAATACCACTTGCTTGGGCTGCAGCCGTAAGCCCAGTAATTTTATCAGTTTTTCTGGTGGTGATGTCATTATCAGACGATCCAAAGCTACCAGGAGTCTCATTTTATTTAGGAGCCATTATGGTTTTCCTTATAACGGTTTTTATAGGCATATTCCTGGGCCATAAACTAGCAGGAAGCGATGCTGCGAACCCTACAACTTTAGCGTCTTTAGACATGTTTTTAGGAGCTGTACTTGTTTTATTAGCCTTTAGAAATTTCACAGCCAAAGATGAAAATAAAGGAAGTAGAATATTCAAATTCCTGCAAGTTGACCCAGAGGCTGGGACATTTTCACGTTTCAGGAAATATTTCGTCTTAGGATTTATTGCATTTTTAACCAACTTCAGCTCTGCCATATTCATTTTAGCAGCTGGAAGAGAAATAGGAATAGAAAATGCAGGCTTCATGCCTGATGCTGTGGCCATCATTATCCTTGCAATCATTACGTTGCTTGTAATTGAAGTTCCACTGTTGTTTTTCCTGATTTTACCGCAAAAATCCAAAAAATTAACTAAACCAATAAATGAATGGATTAGCAGTCACGGAAATATTGTAACTGGCCTTTTCTGTCTGTTTATCGGATTATTGATAATTTATGATGGAATGAGTAAGCTGGGAATGGTTTAA
- a CDS encoding DNA lyase, with the protein MKTRIKIENDEYKGPFDIELTIGSGQTSQPAWKKKDDYFQELITVDNKPCLVKIAHKPNSNDPIDILAQSPQDIDDERIKTEIMDIFGLNDDIPQLYDFLRDDPQLEPTIDFCKGLRLFKANNIFESVICSITSAHNSIRQWNKAINLVKEKWGDEYMFPDGTFYLFPSPQKLAKAPEQEFDEETCNAELLKSKSSWNDLRSCRVGYRSKYIKKTSDMVQNEINLSSIGNMDYESAFQTILELQGVGPKVADCILLYGYGFKKAFPVDIWISRIVSHLYFDKEVNNTKIRLFGMEQFGDYAGYTQLYLFHYARKSGLMNELKPKK; encoded by the coding sequence ATGAAAACCAGAATCAAAATAGAAAATGATGAATACAAAGGCCCCTTTGACATTGAATTAACCATAGGAAGCGGTCAAACATCTCAGCCAGCATGGAAAAAGAAAGATGATTACTTCCAGGAATTAATAACAGTAGATAATAAACCATGCCTTGTGAAAATTGCCCATAAACCCAATTCCAATGATCCAATTGATATATTAGCCCAATCCCCTCAAGACATAGATGATGAAAGAATTAAAACTGAAATTATGGACATTTTCGGGTTAAATGATGATATTCCCCAATTATACGATTTTTTAAGGGATGATCCTCAGCTTGAGCCTACAATTGATTTTTGTAAAGGTTTAAGGCTTTTTAAGGCTAATAACATTTTTGAATCAGTTATATGTTCCATTACATCAGCCCATAACTCTATTAGACAGTGGAATAAAGCAATCAACCTTGTAAAAGAAAAATGGGGAGATGAATACATGTTTCCAGATGGAACATTTTATTTATTTCCAAGCCCTCAAAAACTGGCCAAAGCTCCTGAACAGGAATTTGATGAAGAAACCTGTAATGCTGAGCTTTTAAAATCCAAATCATCATGGAATGACCTTAGAAGCTGTAGGGTGGGTTACAGATCCAAATACATTAAAAAAACCTCAGATATGGTCCAAAATGAAATAAATCTAAGTTCAATAGGAAACATGGACTATGAATCCGCATTCCAAACCATTTTAGAGCTCCAGGGAGTAGGTCCTAAAGTTGCAGACTGCATCTTACTCTATGGTTATGGATTTAAAAAAGCTTTTCCAGTGGACATATGGATAAGTAGAATTGTATCCCATCTCTATTTTGACAAAGAAGTAAATAATACTAAAATAAGGTTATTTGGAATGGAACAATTTGGTGATTATGCTGGTTACACCCAACTTTATCTTTTCCATTATGCCCGTAAATCAGGACTTATGAATGAGTTAAAACCTAAAAAATAA